One Streptosporangium becharense genomic window, ACCTGGACGGCAGTCCGCACACGATGAGGTCCGGGGCCACCGTCGCGGCCGGTCCGAGGATCCTTGCGGACCTGCTCGGCCTGGTGGCCGACCGTGCCTGAGCCCGCCGCCCGGCGGCTCCGGGCAACGCCGGGTGGCGGGCGGCTCCGAGCCGTGTCCGGCTCCGGAGAGTGCGGAACCGGTCCCGGAGGAAAGCTGGGAAGTGCGGCGACCGGCGGTGAGGATCAGGCTATGGTTCCCCCGTAGGGCAATCTGCACCACCGGGACAGGACGGTGTCGTCGGTGTACGGAGAGCGTGTGGAGCGGGTCCGCACCGCGATCAACGAGCGGGCCCTGGTCGAAGACCTGCCCGTCTCGCTGCGTCATGTCTGTCTGGCCTGCGCCGACCGCCTGAACGTGGGCGGCGGCGGTGTGCTGCTGGCCAGCACTCTCGGCCTGGGCGAACCGGTGTACGCCACCGACCCCTGCAGCGACCGCCTCGTGGAACTGCAGATCACCGTGGGCGAGGGACCCGCCGTCGAGGCGTTCCGCGAAGACCGCCCGGTGCTCGTCCCCGATCTGTCGGCGGCCGGTGCCCGGCACCGTTGGCCGTTGTTCGTCCCGCAGGCGCAGAGCCTGGGCAGGCGGGCCGTGTTCGCGTTCCCCCTGCTGCTGGGGACGACCGCGGTCGGCGTGCTGGAGGTCAGCCGCGCCGAGCCCGGCTGGTTGTTCCCGGAGGAGCTGGCCGACGCGTTCCTGTTCGCCGACGCCGCCCTGATGGTCACGCTGGAGCATGACCTGATCGGGGCCGGTGGCGCCCCCGCCGGAGACGGGGAAGGGCTCGCCGGGCGCTGGTCCGAGGTGCGCCGGGCCGTCGGCATGCTCTCCGCGCAGCTGGAGGTCGGTC contains:
- a CDS encoding GAF and ANTAR domain-containing protein — its product is MYGERVERVRTAINERALVEDLPVSLRHVCLACADRLNVGGGGVLLASTLGLGEPVYATDPCSDRLVELQITVGEGPAVEAFREDRPVLVPDLSAAGARHRWPLFVPQAQSLGRRAVFAFPLLLGTTAVGVLEVSRAEPGWLFPEELADAFLFADAALMVTLEHDLIGAGGAPAGDGEGLAGRWSEVRRAVGMLSAQLEVGLAEAFARLRAHAYANDLRLADVAHDVITHRLRFEII